A window of the Eremothecium cymbalariae DBVPG#7215 chromosome 5, complete sequence genome harbors these coding sequences:
- a CDS encoding uncharacterized protein (similar to Ashbya gossypii AAR114W), with product MKHIDEFPVEIKQLLLKYAPELSSASREYYVLLNRRQPYKLSPIEMLPISIKLRILWFASDMRFASREWYCLHNELYRKKCKQLETDRWTFRHLTIARQVQHCCPGFEPLRRLCCQHYRRASTCCDANEIVSVLPYVSDSWYYIYKNLQDCVSTC from the coding sequence ATGAAGCATATTGATGAGTTTCCAGTAGAGATTAAGCAGCTTTTACTAAAATATGCACCGGAACTAAGTTCGGCATCCAGAGAATATTATGTTTTACTAAATAGACGGCAGCCTTACAAATTATCACCCATTGAAATGCTTCCAATTTCTATAAAGCTAAGAATATTATGGTTTGCGTCTGATATGCGGTTTGCTTCAAGGGAATGGTATTGTCTGCATAATGAACTTTATAGAAAAAAATGTAAGCAGCTCGAAACAGATCGTTGGACCTTTAGACACTTAACAATAGCAAGACAAGTCCAACATTGTTGTCCTGGCTTTGAGCCTCTGCGTCGTCTATGTTGTCAGCACTATAGAAGAGCTTCCACGTGTTGCGATGCTAATGAAATAGTGTCAGTGTTACCATACGTATCTGACTCGTggtattatatttataaaaaCCTACAAGATTGTGTGTCAACATGTTGA
- the TWF1 gene encoding twinfilin TWF1 (similar to Ashbya gossypii ABR105C): MSTQSGIVANDDLLCRVNGLNKEGTSIVAGINGDSTEVEYISQCNSIEELESYIGENSTKACYVIVRGATGFHFLNFTPDAAHVREKMLFASTSNTLQRQIGSNHILSTSLLTEPKDFVQQQWRSQDSPKAYTESEIIKRQIDEQLDSEVHSRDAHPLVSQTNGSGPSLSFKIQESSAVDELLAENNLLTFGIDLASEQIDLASKKTISSPKQLVGNITREKPSYTLYQSTDEKTFFIYSCPSGSKVKERMIYAANKQGFINHLQNKDQMSITKSIEVGDPEELELSIFDLKADLEEPINPQKYKFGRPKGPHRRSA; this comes from the coding sequence ATGTCTACGCAATCAGGTATTGTTGCAAACGATGATCTTTTATGCAGAGTAAATGGGTTAAATAAAGAGGGTACTTCTATTGTCGCCGGCATAAATGGTGATTCCACAGaagttgaatatatttcacAATGCAATTCCAtagaagaattggaatcTTATATTGGTGAGAATTCGACGAAGGCATGTTATGTGATTGTCAGGGGGGCTACTGgatttcattttctgaatttCACACCTGATGCAGCCCATGTTCGTGAGAAAATGTTATTTGCATCTACCAGTAATACGTTACAAAGACAGATTGGCTCTAACCACATTTTGTCTACTTCTTTATTGACAGAACCTAAAGATTTTgtgcagcagcaatggAGGTCTCAGGATAGTCCTAAGGCGTACACGGAGTCAGAGATTATCAAACGGCAAATTGACGAACAATTAGACTCTGAGGTCCATTCGAGGGATGCCCACCCGTTAGTTTCCCAAACCAACGGTTCGGGCCCAAGcttatctttcaaaatcCAAGAATCCAGTGCAGTGGATGAATTGTTGGCCGAAAACAACTTGTTGACCTTTGGGATTGATTTAGCTTCCGAACAAATTGACTTAGCTTCGAAGAAAACTATATCTTCTCCCAAACAGTTAGTAGGTAATATTACAAGAGAAAAACCGAGTTATACATTATACCAGTCGACTGATGAGAAGACCTTCTTCATTTATAGTTGTCCTTCAGGAAGTAAAGTGAAGGAAAGAATGATATACGCTGCTAATAAACAAGGCTTCATAAATCATTTACAAAATAAAGATCAGATGTCAATCACTAAATCAATTGAAGTAGGAGATCCGGAAGAGCTTGAATTATCAATCTTTGATTTGAAAGCTGATCTAGAAGAGCCTATTAATCCTCAAAAGTACAAATTTGGAAGGCCAAAGGGTCCTCACAGAAGAAGTGCCTGA
- the RDS3 gene encoding U2 snRNP complex subunit RDS3 (similar to Ashbya gossypii ABR103C), with protein MSRHQFDLVMCFKLPGSNIGRLCERCDGRCPICDSNVRPLSKVRICDQCSFSGQANKCIICGGPGVSDAYYCWECCKLEKSRDGCPRVLNVGSNKTDRHFEKKLTERQNGY; from the coding sequence ATGTCACGTCATCAGTTTGACTTAGTAATGTGCTTCAAGCTTCCAGGCTCGAATATCGGACGTCTATGTGAAAGATGTGATGGTCGCTGCCCTATATGTGATTCAAATGTACGTCCACTCTCTAAGGTACGAATCTGTGACCAATGTTCCTTCTCTGGACAGGCGAATAAATGCATCATATGTGGTGGTCCAGGGGTTAGCGATGCTTACTACTGTTGGGAATGCTGTAAGTTGGAGAAAAGTCGAGATGGGTGTCCTAGAGTTTTGAACGTGGGAAGCAATAAAACTGATAGACACTTTGAGAAGAAATTAACGGAACGACAAAACGGGTACTGA
- the PNS1 gene encoding Pns1p (similar to Ashbya gossypii AAR113W) produces MYGKTDGGPPAYTPHSGEPQRPGQYQGQPQQQYQFRQDQYYDLDHPGPGAPIGGDSFEEKFPTEANNKLKFNDWPFTIVFLLTVFAFVALASITLRSWSQTYSQTGSGIYDGSDTGTLNTNSAIMLILSCLIALAFAVLGFVLAGMFTKAFIYLGMVVNIVSGLCTAMAFFAMKYWSGGIIFLLLTLFTAFCFWSMRSRIPLSVAILKTVMSVMKKYPQTWIVSLLGTIVAGAFSVLFSAVIVATYIKYDPESNNEGCNVSGGGCSRGKLIGMLVLVFFCGFYISEVIRNVIHCTVSGIYGSWYYFGKSDQGMPRWPAFGAFKRAMTTSFGSICFGSLIVSLIQLVRQLINMIRSGLVSGLADSGWSQCLWMIADMIIGTFEWLVEYFNHYAYSFIALYGKPYIRAAKETWHMIREKGIDALINDNLINLALGFYTLFVGYMTSFFAYLFLRFTKPKYNSDGNFNAVLMAFSFIIAMQVTHIATETIRSGTATFFVALGNDPEIFRVSYPQRFDEIFRAYPGVLNKLSHQHV; encoded by the coding sequence ATGTACGGCAAAACAGATGGAGGGCCACCTGCGTATACTCCTCACTCTGGTGAGCCGCAACGGCCAGGACAATATCAGGGACAACCACAGCAGCAATATCAATTTAGACAGGACCAGTACTATGACTTAGACCATCCAGGTCCAGGAGCTCCAATTGGAGGTGACagctttgaagaaaagtTTCCCACGGAGGCAAATAATAAGTTGAAGTTTAATGACTGGCCATTTACTAttgtttttcttctaaCAGTGTTTGCGTTCGTTGCACTTGCATCTATCACGTTGCGTTCTTGGTCACAGACATACTCACAAACAGGATCAGGCATTTATGATGGATCTGACACTGGTACTCTCAATACGAACTCTGCTATAATGCTGATTTTATCTTGTTTAATTGCGCTAGCATTTGCAGTACTAGGGTTTGTGCTGGCTGGAATGTTTACTAAAGCGTTCATTTATTTGGGTATGGTTGTAAATATTGTTTCAGGGTTATGTACAGCTATGGCATTCTTTGCAATGAAGTATTGGTCCGGAGGTATCATTTTCTTGCTGTTGACACTGTTTACAGCGTTCTGTTTCTGGTCTATGAGGTCGAGAATCCCCTTAAGCGTGGCCATACTAAAAACAGTTATGTCTGTTATGAAGAAGTATCCTCAAACATGGATCGTTTCTTTACTTGGTACTATAGTGGCAGGAGCATTTTCCGTGCTCTTCTCTGCAGTTATTGTGGCAACTTACATAAAGTACGACCCTGAGTCAAACAATGAAGGATGCAACGTTAGTGGTGGTGGATGTTCTCGCGGTAAACTAATTGGTATGCTAGTTCTGGTATTCTTCTGTGGGTTTTACATTTCAGAAGTTATTAGGAATGTGATTCATTGTACTGTTTCGGGTATTTATGGAAGTTGGTACTATTTTGGTAAGTCTGATCAAGGTATGCCACGCTGGCCAGCATTCGGTGCTTTTAAGAGAGCCATGACTACTTCTTTCGGCTCTATCTGTTTTGGTTCTCTTATTGTTTCTCTAATCCAACTAGTGAGGCAACTAATTAATATGATCAGAAGTGGTCTTGTTTCTGGCTTGGCTGACAGTGGTTGGAGTCAGTGCTTATGGATGATTGCAGATATGATTATCGGAACGTTCGAATGGTTGGTTGAATACTTCAACCATTATGCTTACTCTTTTATTGCCTTGTATGGTAAGCCATATATTCGTGCAGCCAAGGAAACATGGCACATGATAAGAGAGAAGGGTATCGACGCTTTGATAAACGACAACTTAATCAACCTGGCACTTGGTTTCTACACTCTATTTGTGGGCTATATGACCTCTTTCTTTGCGTATCTGTTCTTGAGATTTACGAAGCCAAAGTACAACTCCGATGGCAATTTCAATGCAGTATTGATGGCATTCTCTTTCATAATCGCAATGCAAGTCACTCACATCGCTACTGAAACTATACGGTCTGGTACTGCAACTTTCTTCGTTGCTTTAGGTAACGACCCTGAAATCTTCCGTGTTTCCTATCCTCAGAgatttgatgaaatattcaGAGCATATCCCGGTGTACTAAACAAGCTATCTCATCAACATGTCTAA
- a CDS encoding uncharacterized protein (similar to Ashbya gossypii ABR106C), whose product MPLSQQDERSTSRVREDLISSEHGAENCKERLTSGRGSISSIGSSKAAGQHEDSDLDELFSPLHNQFSSFSECDDENDEDFEFLNTSYPKRFNRQVYWDDETLMGDSRKTSNNNGGSAESQLYTVSESTWEPIFNVDDMVVSENKDFWKNIETTSTTEEQLLPFSNDAWPWNQQSVLNTTSTPSIHTVADSLEDFINSSIVGDSNVPLSSDSFQYKIKKLSFRDSEGKLSLDASNGSQRNCLNRRRIEKKAIRRKSAVREMFCPGVGIGEFMLL is encoded by the coding sequence ATGCCTCTTTCGCAGCAGGATGAGAGGAGTACCAGTAGGGTACGGGAGGATTTGATCTCATCGGAACATGGTGCCGAAAATTGCAAGGAGCGCCTGACAAGTGGGCGTGGCAGCATAAGCTCGATAGGAAGTAGCAAGGCTGCTGGACAGCATGAAGATTCTGATCTGgatgaattattttctCCGCTACATAATCaattttcttcatttagTGAATGTGATGACGAGAACGACGAGGATTTTGAGTTCCTGAATACCTCTTATCCCAAACGGTTCAACCGTCAAGTCTATTGGGATGATGAAACGCTGATGGGCGACTCTCGCAAGACTTCCAATAATAATGGCGGCTCTGCGGAGAGTCAGCTTTACACGGTGTCTGAGTCTACCTGGGAGCCTATATTTAACGTTGATGATATGGTTGTAAGTGAAAACAAGgatttttggaagaatattGAAACAACATCTACAACAGAGGAACAGCTGCTGCCTTTTTCTAACGATGCATGGCCGTGGAACCAACAATCGGTTCTCAATACAACCAGCACACCTTCTATCCACACTGTTGCTGATTCTCTGGAAGACTTTATAAACAGCAGTATAGTAGGAGACTCTAACGTACCATTATCAAGTGATTCATTCCAATACAAGATCAAAAAACTGTCTTTTAGAGACTCCGAAGGCAAACTTTCGCTGGATGCATCAAACGGTAGTCAGCGCAACTGTTTGAATAGACGACGGATAGAGAAAAAGGCTATTCGTCGGAAATCGGCGGTTCGTGAAATGTTCTGCCCTGGTGTTGGGATCGGAGAATTTATGCTGTTATAA
- the ASR1 gene encoding ubiquitin-protein ligase ASR1 (similar to Ashbya gossypii ABR104W) — protein MTGQVSKECPICWDSMADNVAKLIPCQHEFHLSCIRKWYHSRISDRTCPNCRVEIRELIDMDHNVNINLTLQLDLIFDGLVDNIGAQLMNMNIRDEQKIYQEQNIVLESETQEVRLMLIQCHICGDSDAEVDRCCKHCQNMYHAGCLRQLSAEVNDNTESSGGHCAYCHEQLIPLNIGTRTRIWNPVDTDIYRGMIRNRNSILTEILYESSQSAAVGSSDINQTCNLEMNDIDHSWDCMERNRKRKEIAYQEKCQIQRHVRGILDDYYYGCRKITREQYTEINRRVSRELYDLSGGIYQNLNMDYDEQARRLIIKEVEKLT, from the coding sequence ATGACAGGACAGGTCAGTAAGGAATGCCCAATATGTTGGGATAGCATGGCTGACAATGTCGCTAAGCTGATACCATGTCAGCATGAGTTCCATCTGTCCTGCATCCGAAAATGGTACCATTCTAGAATTAGTGATAGAACATGTCCTAATTGCAGAGTAGAGATTCGAGAACTCATTGATATGGATCATAATGTGAATATAAATTTGACACTGCAATTAGACCTAATATTCGATGGTTTAGTGGATAATATAGGGGCCCaattgatgaatatgaacATACGTGATGaacagaaaatatatcaggAGCAGAATATTGTGTTGGAGTCAGAGACACAAGAGGTGCGTTTAATGCTGATACAATGCCATATCTGTGGGGATTCAGACGCTGAGGTTGACAGATGTTGTAAACATTGTCAAAATATGTATCATGCAGGTTGCCTTAGACAGCTGAGTGCTGAGGTGAATGATAATACAGAATCGAGTGGAGGTCATTGTGCATATTGTCATGAACAACTAATTCCTTTGAATATCGGtacaagaacaagaataTGGAATCCTGTTGATACAGATATATACCGCGGTATGATTAGGAATAGGAATAGTATACTAACTGAAATTCTTTACGAAAGTAGTCAGTCCGCGGCTGTTGGTTCGTCAGATATTAATCAAACGTGCAACCTCGAGATGAATGACATAGATCACTCTTGGGACTGTATGGAACGTAATCGTAAGAGGAAAGAAATTGCTTACCAGGAAAAATGTCAAATTCAGCGACATGTAAGGGGGATCCTCGACGACTATTATTATGGCTGCAGGAAGATTACACGAGAACAATACACGGAGATCAATAGAAGAGTTTCACGAGAATTATACGATTTATCAGGAGGCATATATCAAAACTTAAATATGGATTACGATGAACAAGCCAGGAGGCTTATTATAAAAGAGGTAGAAAAATTAACTTAA
- the SYT1 gene encoding Arf family guanine nucleotide exchange factor SYT1 (similar to Ashbya gossypii ABR102W), with product MNHSFTEILKGKLSIRRKSNVPSSYSSSLQPEAISNLKLPGSEPHLGSDAEFEELNSIQEEGSIISDQRSGGLRLDSRSCSFLAVYENSTRGAIDSQNVAKGKLRKLRNRVSSIPNFHLRNNASEKKVLDAPISISKSNKKKIFTTSWLHSVAHKDRRITSPIVPTINVTPEPPSNTLVRCKSRFLADTASEVQDFYGERTYRKRHPSQNSFDTDYMTKFQGSRFSSFAHPVRDNSLDYSLLSVETPIVTRVRSRTVDSTDNSLYNKSMDPIHRMRSNSSFSNVTNPSAKYVSQYRQPMTPLNLSTPRDSISSHGAAPVGAITSTHSLVKTKRSGSFAAVIGNIVSMRSSSVLVSRRPPVPLCLDCLDPPPSASEFSTEHEYIEELLSYGRYIATILCNDDDEFKLRCLHYYISTEFDFSNEPLDMSLRKLLLLLDLPKESQQIDRMMKCFSEVYFQQNEENIIWGDSENIFKFTFYLLLLHTDCFNSNNKNKMSKIDFVKMVHEDFKNIPKEIVKYFYENITSKEFPHVLLPPYLPSEDDLDHYSLQIFDGDDIFSPMSIIKTQYLLQRPELWVQKGKASSINFLNGSSYVSSTSSVIHILNDDIDPYYHIANDSVSTISLRVDMEKDGCLIPLIDILQEPKLELSCKSIATLTEIKGGYFQIPEHLTSTVIGIPFQPIESLKSNTAPEHRYLKIIHIGKLEEMMVKKFSLVNNNKRHSRKLHHAILTTSVFLLIDGSYSINPRIETDAASTVSNIIIECPPPSSILKVLDCNGLFATEQSCITAPPRDQKDNILHIHSSSRNYIFRCSSDADKSAWIQSINMVAAMSNCYVNIPSIADTIVAVPKWTLEERSSKLKVSLEEKKLKFEHILTVLRCCQNLVPTSSKTKSRLLNFVKQTQKRLEWAVYEIRRNQIYLGIIHNIMTVSNEAYIPSPYDQATIDDSFLFKNIQHKSPEKTACIK from the coding sequence ATGAATCACTCGTTTACAGAAATTTTGAAGGGTAAGCTTTCAATTAGGAGAAAGTCAAACGTTCCATCTAGTTATTCATCTAGTTTGCAGCCAGAGGCAATTTCTAATCTTAAACTACCAGGCAGCGAACCGCATTTGGGTTCAGACgcagaatttgaagaattgaattcaATCCAGGAGGAAGGGTCTATTATATCTGATCAGCGGTCCGGTGGTTTGCGACTTGATTCTCGTTCGTGCAGTTTCTTAGCAGTTTACGAAAACTCTACTCGTGGTGCCATAGATAGTCAGAATGTCGCAAAGGGAAAACTACGAAAGCTTCGTAATAGAGTGAGTAGTATACCTAATTTCCACCTACGAAATAATGCCTCAGAaaaaaaggttttggaTGCTCCAATCTCAATTTCTAAGTCaaataagaagaagatatttaCAACATCCTGGCTACATTCCGTTGCGCACAAAGATAGACGAATAACTAGCCCGATTGTTCCAACGATAAATGTGACGCCAGAGCCTCCGAGTAATACTTTAGTGAGGTGCAAATCTAGGTTTCTTGCGGATACAGCATCAGAGGTACAAGATTTTTATGGCGAACGGACGTATCGAAAACGGCATCCTTCGCAGAATAGCTTTGATACTGATTATATGACTAAGTTTCAAGGTTCCAGGTTCTCATCCTTTGCCCACCCTGTGAGGGATAATTCGTTGGATTATTCACTACTCTCGGTTGAAACCCCGATTGTAACACGCGTACGTAGCAGGACTGTTGATTCAACAGATAATTCACTCTATAACAAATCCATGGACCCTATACATCGAATGAGATCCAATAGTTCTTTTTCCAATGTTACAAATCCGTCCGCAAAATATGTTAGTCAATATCGCCAACCCATGACACCACTTAACTTGTCAACTCCCAGAGATTCAATATCCTCTCATGGGGCTGCTCCTGTGGGAGCAATAACCAGCACACATTCATTAGTAAAAACTAAAAGAAGTGGTTCTTTTGCTGCTGTAATTGGCAATATAGTTTCTATGAGATCCTCAAGTGTTTTGGTATCTAGAAGACCTCCGGTTCCTCTATGTCTAGATTGTTTAGACCCACCACCAAGTGCCTCTGAATTTTCAACGGAACACGAATATATCGAAGAGCTGCTAAGTTATGGGAGGTACATTGCGACAATATTATGcaatgatgatgatgagttcAAACTGAGGTGTCTACATTACTACATCTCTACagaatttgatttttccaACGAACCTTTGGATATGTCATTGCGAAAACTGCTGCTTCTATTAGATTTACCTAAAGAATCGCAGCAAATAGACAGAATGATGAAATGTTTTTCTGAGGTTTATTTCCAGCAAAATGAAGAGAATATAATATGGGGAGACTcggaaaatatattcaaatttaCCTTTTATCTTCTATTGCTGCATACCGATTGTTTCAATTcgaacaacaaaaacaagaTGTCCAAAATCGATTTTGTGAAAATGGTGCACGaggattttaaaaacattcCTAAGGAAATTGTTAAGTACTTTTATGAAAACATTACATCTAAGGAATTTCCCCATGTGTTGCTGCCTCCGTATCTTCCTTCAGAAGATGATCTGGATCACTATTCActgcaaatatttgatggAGATGACATTTTTTCTCCCATGTCAATTATCAAGACACAGTATCTGTTGCAACGACCGGAACTGTGGGTTCAGAAGGGTAAAGCCAGTTCTATTAATTTCCTTAATGGCTCGAGTTATGTATCATCCACATCAAGTGTCATACATATTCTAAACGATGATATTGATCCTTATTACCATATCGCAAATGATTCAGTGAGTACTATTTCATTAAGAGTTGATATGGAAAAAGATGGATGTTTAATTCCTCTAATTGATATCCTTCAGGAACCTAAATTGGAATTAAGCTGTAAGAGTATAGCAACACTTACTGAAATTAAAGGTGGCTATTTCCAGATTCCTGAACATTTAACGAGTACTGTAATTGGAATCCCATTTCAGCCAATAGAGTCGTTAAAAAGTAATACAGCTCCTGAACACAGGTATTTGAAGATTATTCATATTGGGAAGCTTGAGGAGATGATGGTTAAGAAATTTTCTTTAgtcaacaacaataaaagGCATTCCCGAAAATTGCATCATGCTATACTAACAACTTCAGTATTCCTCCTTATTGATGGTTCTTATTCGATTAATCCACGTATTGAAACAGATGCTGCTTCAACTGTctcaaatattattattgaatGTCCCCCACCCTCTTCAATACTAAAGGTATTGGATTGTAACGGATTGTTTGCAACGGAACAGTCCTGTATTACAGCTCCTCCTAGGGATCAGAAAGATAATATACTACATATACACAGCAGCTCTagaaattatatttttaggTGTTCATCCGATGCGGATAAAAGTGCTTGGATCCAGTCGATCAACATGGTAGCTGCAATGTCGAATTGTTATGTTAATATCCCATCAATTGCTGATACTATTGTAGCTGTTCCAAAATGGACTCTTGAAGAAAGATCCAGCAAATTAAAAGTATCCttagaagaaaagaaattgaaatttgaaCATATCTTAACAGTGTTGAGATGTTGTCAAAATTTGGTTCCCACCAGTTCGAAGACAAAATCGCGTTTGCTGAACTTCGTGAAACAAACACAAAAGAGACTGGAGTGGGCAGTTTATGAAATTAGAAGgaaccaaatatatttgggtATTATTCATAATATCATGACGGTTAGCAACGAGGCATATATTCCGAGCCCATATGACCAAGCCACCATTGATGATAGTTTcttatttaaaaatatccagCATAAATCACCAGAAAAAACTGCATGTATAAAATAG
- the ISN1 gene encoding IMP 5'-nucleotidase (similar to Ashbya gossypii AAR112C): MSSRYRVEYHLKTHRKDQFIDWIKGLLAVPFVLHSVTAASTAREKYKNVFIDIENLIEEKRKIDSDESLTHGLHISRLDRLVPSIGRFFTPLPLAEAFLQQDEKRAISARTLVSPSFNDIRQILNTAQILQVARSGELRMLTFDGDVTIYEDGGSLAPKAKIVTRLIRLLEMGLYIGIVTAAGYDDSENYEQRLVGLIKELEQSPHLSLEVKKRLCVMGGESNFLFQYDEENSRAKFKKVSEYDWMPQELHGWGHEDIKATLDLAETTFKKLKQSLKLPPETTIIRKNRAVGIVPGQRWDPELQEFVRVTILRESLEELVLSVKTHLDAFPPAQRIKYSCFDGGSDVWCDIGGKDLGIQSLQYFNDPLNPIKPNESLHIGDQFAPVGSANDFKARLSGCTVWISSPQETLETLDEIIANWKKN; the protein is encoded by the coding sequence ATGTCAAGCAGGTACCGTGTAGAGTACCATCTCAAGACTCACAGAAAGGACCAATTCATTGACTGGATAAAGGGCCTTTTAGCGGTGCCATTTGTTCTGCATTCCGTAACAGCAGCCAGCACAGCTCGAGAAAAATATAAGAACGTCTTTATCGATATAGAGAACTTGATTGAGGAGAAGCGAAAGATAGACTCTGATGAATCTTTGACCCATGGTCTGCATATTTCTAGGTTAGACAGATTAGTTCCTAGTATTGGGCGTTTTTTTACTCCATTGCCACTTGCAGAAGCTTTCTTGCAACAAGATGAGAAGCGTGCTATTAGTGCAAGAACTCTTGTGTCCCCGTCATTTAATGATATAAgacaaattttgaatacaGCTCAAATATTGCAGGTGGCTAGGTCCGGTGAGTTAAGAATGCTCACTtttgatggtgatgttaCTATATATGAGGATGGAGGATCCTTGGCACCAAAGGCCAAGATTGTTACACGGCTAATTCGCCTCTTAGAAATGGGATTATACATTGGTATTGTAACTGCAGCAGGGTATGATGATTCTGAAAATTATGAGCAGAGGCTAGTAGGGTTGATTAAGGAATTAGAGCAGTCTCCGCATCTGTCGCTGGAGGTGAAGAAGAGATTATGCGTCATGGGGGGGGAGTCCAATTTCTTATTTCAATACGATGAGGAAAATAGTAGGGCTAAGTTCAAAAAAGTTTCTGAATATGATTGGATGCCGCAGGAACTACACGGATGGGGCCATGAAGATATCAAGGCCACTTTAGATCTCGCTGAGACTACGTTTAAGAAACTAAAGCAATCTTTGAAGCTTCCTCCAGAAACTACAATTATTCGTAAGAATAGAGCAGTAGGCATTGTTCCTGGACAACGCTGGGATCCAGAATTGCAGGAGTTCGTCAGAGTTACAATACTCCGTGAATCTCTCGAAGAATTGGTTTTATCCGTCAAAACCCATCTTGATGCATTCCCACCCGCACAAAGAATCAAATACAGTTGCTTCGATGGTGGAAGCGATGTTTGGTGCGATATTGGCGGCAAAGATTTGGGCATACAGTCACTGCAGTATTTTAATGATCCGCTAAATCCAATCAAACCCAATGAATCCCTGCACATTGGCGATCAATTTGCCCCGGTTGGTTCAGCTAACGACTTCAAGGCTCGACTATCAGGATGCACAGTATGGATTTCCTCTCCACAGGAGACGTTAGAAACATTGGATGAAATAATCGCtaattggaaaaagaattaa
- a CDS encoding uncharacterized protein (no homolog in Ashbya gossypii), protein MQDCAGWAGAKFITVAVVVLNLMLGFTTPAQVTLGQNISVIQQRFDEVHNQLTETGSEVSELKVLYYCKAGSDDYDPLFGQSGADGGLHGYETLSFEIDGLNRTAMSYDIVHFDLVNDTLQWYYTEYSDKTTPLIGAGG, encoded by the coding sequence ATGCAAGACTGTGCGGGTTGGGCAGGTGCCAAATTCATAACCGTAGCCGTCGTTGTGTTAAATCTGATGTTAGGCTTCACAACACCGGCACAGGTAACATTAGGGCAGAATATCTCTGTTATCCAGCAGCGTTTTGATGAAGTACACAATCAGTTAACTGAAACTGGTTCTGAAGTAAGCGAACTTAAAGTACTGTATTATTGCAAGGCAGGATCAGATGATTATGATCCCCTGTTCGGACAGTCGGGTGCGGACGGCGGTCTGCATGGGTACGAAACCCTGAGTTTCGAAATTGACGGGCTAAATAGGACGGCAATGTCTTATGACATCGTTCATTTTGACCTAGTAAATGATACGCTGCAGTGGTACTACACAGAATATAGTGACAAGACTACTCCGCTAATTGGTGCGGGTGGTTAA